The following are encoded in a window of Procambarus clarkii isolate CNS0578487 chromosome 33, FALCON_Pclarkii_2.0, whole genome shotgun sequence genomic DNA:
- the LOC138370840 gene encoding uncharacterized protein → MIEKRHKAVAYAFIIINRELEVVDKLTYMGDDPVNHFIDTLEQAWKRIKSTMPKYKISMTREHWQAYRRQTTCEMCYSPFKSAMDKHRHHDHAIEFNNYLAAYCRRCNMLCRNSYKYLYTFSHNAAYDLGVILNELSNVPNREIDIASKDGFKFMKVDIGKLRFMDSLALLNGGLEKLAKEHIKEGKPTTYTSVMLDDVPVAAHHLLKTGKQVFCYDYISSLEKLNEPALPPPEAFFNSLKREAISKSDYTQAKEVFRLAECKTIGDYLKVYLKVDTGLLNLRGGFTSVVRQHTSVQNEHTGSDPSSTDKYILYLDFNGLYATCMTELLPQGGIRKLSAAECDDWLQQGLENITCDGDKGYWVMCDTKHVAPEVARYTDDLPLTLSHANISTDLLSDYSKHILNTEDRKLPKKNNKLIASHLPQKDYLVSLDLLQMLMKLGLEVAKVNAVYEFQQSKYLKEFVETNARERANTPCAIKGKAFKLVSNAIYGKSLTNVSKYGDQHYLVTSRDKFQKHARNPFFKRSILLSEDRVICTVKKQSLKVNTPTYLGFQILQIAKRILYDFWYNTVKAHYGDKARLLYTDTDSYLIELSCPNAFEELNKLPLSQHMDFSNFPPENPYFDDSRKGQLGLLKSEVGAKIIKELIALKPKMYSILTQDQVQICRCKGIPTYHQSKLTHAGFQSALELNIGQRFQSRSIRNVKGRMCTCLTTKRGLSAFDDKRYVLSPTQSLAYGHPDIPRAEIHEEENEEEEDVPAPAAAAHPLFGKQDSKKLLDIYKKAISKPYGYLLVDLGVKTPEHITFRSNIVDLNNKPIDGGYYKEELTLTHLPVAFNIEKVLRKRTLPNNKLQYKVRYEGYDSSFDQWIDADDLLKI, encoded by the exons ATGATCGAGAAGCGTCACAAAGCCGTGGCATATGCTTTTATTATCATCAACAGGGAATTGGAGGTAGTAGATAAATTAACGTATATGGGGGATGATCCTGTGAATCATTTCATTGATACTTTGGAGCAAGCATGGAAGAGAATCAAATCTACCATGCCTAAATACAAAATATCTATGACACGTGAACATTGGCAGGCCTATAGACGTCAGACCACATGTGAAATGTGTTACAGTCCATTTAAATCAGCTATGGACAAGCACCGTCATCATGATCATGCTATTGAATTTAATAATTATCTAGCTGCCTATTGCCGTAGGTGTAACATGCTGTGTAGAAActcatataaatatttatatacattctCTCACAACGCTGCATATGACCTCGGagtaattttaaatgaattgtCTAACGTCCCTAACCGTGAAATTGATATTGCCTCCAAAGATGGATTCAAGTTCATGAAAGTGGATATCGGTAAACTTCGGTTTATGGATAGTCTGGCTTTACTAAATGGTGGGCTTGAAAAACTAGCTAAAGAACATATCAAGGAAGGTAAACCCACCACTTACACCTCAGTTATGCTAGATGACGTCCCTGTAGCTGCCCACCATTTATTGAAGACAGGCAAACAGGTCTTCTGTTATGATTATATTTCATCTttggagaaattaaatgaaccggCTCTTCCTCCTCCCGAAGCCTTTTTCAATAGTTTAAAGCGCGAGGCCATAAGCAAGAGCGATTATACACAGGCTAAAGAAGTCTTCAGATTAGCGGAATGCAAGACCATTGGGGATTACTTAAAGGTCTATTTGAAAGTAGATACTGGACTATT AAATCTAAGAGGCGGATTTACCTCTGTTGTGCggcaacacacaagtgtacaaaATGAGCATACAGGTTCTGATCCTTCTAGCACTGATAAATATATTCTGTATTTGGATTTTAATGGCTTATACGCCACCTGTATGACAGAACTGCTTCCTCAAGGCGGGATCCGTAAATTATCTGCTGCCGAATGCGATGATTGGCTCCAACAGGGATTGGAAAATATTACATGTGATGGGGATAAAGGGTATTGGGTCATGTGTGATACCAAGCATGTCGCACCTGAGGTGGCTCGATACACCGATGACTTGCCTTTAACCCTGTCGCATGCTAATATTTCAACTGATCTTCTCTCCGATTATAGCAAACATattttaaataccgaagatcgtaaactccccaagaaaaacaataaattaattgCCTCACATCTCCCTCAAAAAGATTACTTGGTGAGTTTAGATTTGCTTCAGATGCTGATGAAATTGGGATTGGAAGTGGCTAAGGTAAATGCAGTTTATGAATTCCAACAGAGCAAGTACCTTAAGGAATTTGTCGAAACAAATGCTCGTGAACGTGCAAATACACCTTGCGCCATTAAGGGTAAAGCTTTCAAGCTGGTATCAAATGCAATTTACGGCAAGAGTTTGACAAATGTGAGTAAATATGGTGATCAGCATTATTTAGTTACATCACGAGACAAATTCCAAAAGCATGCACGCAATCCGTTCTTCAAACGGAGCATTTTGTTAAGTGAAGACAGAGTCATTTGCACAGTTAAGAAACAATCACTTAAAGTCAATACACCAACCTATCTGGGGTTCCAGATCTTGCAAATAGCTAAGAGGATCctatatgatttttggtacaatacCGTCAAAGCTCATTATGGAGACAAAGCTAGATTGCTGTATACGGATACAGATTCGTATTTGATTGAATTAAGCTGTCCAAATGCTTTTGAGGAATTAAATAAACTGCCTTTATCTCagcatatggatttcagtaatttcccTCCTGAAAATCCATATTTCGATGACTCTCGCAAAGGTCAACTAGGTTTGTTAAAATCGGAAGTTGGAGCCAAAATTATCAAGGAACTCATTGCATTGAAGCCTAAAATGTACTCAATTCTCACTCAAGATCAGGTTCAGATCTGTCGTTGTAAAGGAATTCCCACTTATCATCAGTCTAAACTCACTCATGCAGGTTTCCAAAGTGCTTTAGAGTTAAATATTGGGCAGAGGTTCCAATCCAGATCTATTAGGAATGTTAAAGGCCGTATGTGTACCTGTCTCACTACAAAACGTGGATTGTCCGCCTTTGACGATAAACGTTATGTACTGAGTCCTACACAGTCTTTGGCGTATGGACACCCCGATATACCTCGAGCAGAAATTCATGaagaagagaatgaggaggaggaggatgtacctgcacctgctgctgctgcacatcCT TTATTTGGAAAACAAGATTCTAAAAAGCTTTTGGATATCTACAAGAAAGCCATCAGTAAACCTTATGGGTATTTATTGGTGGATTTAGGAGTGAAAACCCCTGAACACATCACCTTCCGTAGCAATATTGTTG atTTGAATAACAAGCCTATTGACGGAGGGTATTACAAGGAAGAATTAACCCTAACCCATTTACCAGTTGCATTTAATATTGAGAAAGTACTACGCAAACGTACATTGCCTAATAATAAATTACAGTATAAAGTAAGGTACGAAGGCTACGAttcttcatttgatcagtggattgatgctgatgatttgttgaagatatga
- the LOC138370839 gene encoding calphotin-like, giving the protein MWPLVDVALDVALDVAPVDVALDVAPVDVALDVAPVDVALDVAPVDVALDVAPVDVALDVAPVDVALDVAPVNVALDVAHVDVALDVAPVDVALDVAPVDVAPDVAPVDVAPDVAPVDVAPDVAPVDVALDVAPVDVALDVAPVDVALDVAPVDVALDVAHVDVALDVAPVDVALDVAPVDVAPDVAPVDVAPDVAPVDVALDVAPVDVALDVAPVDVALDVAPVDVALDVAPVDVALDVAPVNVALDVAHVDVALDVAPVDVALDVAPVDVAPDVAPVDVAPDVAPVDVALDVAPVDVALDVAPVDVALDVAPVNVALDVAHVDVALDVAPVDVALDVAPVDVAPDVAPVDVAPDVAPVDVALDVAPVDVALDVAPVDVALDVAPVDVALDVAPVDVALDVAPVDVALDVAPVDVALDVAPVDVALDVAPVDVALDVAPVDVALDVAPVDVALDVASVDVALDVAPVDVALDVASVV; this is encoded by the coding sequence ATGTGGCCCCTTGTGGATGTTGCTCTGGATGTTGCTCTGGATGTGGCCCCTGTGGATGTTGCTCTGGATGTGGCCCCTGTGGATGTTGCTCTGGATGTGGCCCCTGTGGATGTTGCTCTGGATGTGGCCCCTGTGGATGTTGCTCTGGATGTGGCCCCTGTGGATGTTGCTCTGGATGTGGCCCCTGTGGATGTTGCTCTGGATGTGGCCCCTGTGAATGTTGCTCTGGATGTGGCCCATGTGGATGTTGCTCTGGATGTGGCCCCTGTGGATGTTGCTCTGGATGTAGCCCCTGTGGATGTTGCTCCGGATGTGGCCCCTGTGGATGTTGCTCCGGATGTGGCCCCTGTGGATGTTGCTCCGGATGTGGCCCCTGTGGATGTTGCTCTGGATGTGGCCCCTGTGGATGTTGCTCTGGATGTGGCCCCTGTGGATGTTGCTCTGGATGTGGCCCCTGTGGATGTTGCTCTGGATGTGGCCCATGTGGATGTTGCACTGGATGTGGCCCCTGTGGATGTTGCTCTGGATGTGGCCCCTGTGGATGTTGCTCCGGATGTGGCCCCTGTGGATGTTGCTCCGGATGTGGCCCCTGTGGATGTTGCTCTGGATGTGGCCCCTGTGGATGTTGCTCTGGATGTGGCCCCTGTGGATGTTGCTCTGGATGTGGCCCCTGTGGATGTTGCTCTGGATGTGGCCCCTGTGGATGTTGCTCTGGATGTGGCCCCTGTGAATGTTGCTCTGGATGTGGCCCATGTGGATGTTGCTCTGGATGTGGCCCCTGTGGATGTTGCTCTGGATGTGGCCCCTGTGGATGTTGCTCCGGATGTGGCCCCTGTGGATGTTGCTCCGGATGTGGCCCCTGTGGATGTTGCTCTGGATGTGGCCCCTGTGGATGTTGCTCTGGATGTGGCCCCTGTGGATGTTGCTCTGGATGTGGCCCCTGTGAATGTTGCTCTGGATGTGGCCCATGTGGATGTTGCTCTGGATGTGGCCCCTGTGGATGTTGCTCTGGATGTGGCCCCTGTGGATGTTGCTCCGGATGTGGCCCCTGTGGATGTTGCTCCGGATGTGGCCCCTGTGGATGTTGCTCTGGATGTGGCCCCTGTGGATGTTGCTCTGGATGTGGCCCCTGTGGATGTTGCTCTGGATGTGGCCCCTGTGGATGTTGCTCTGGATGTGGCCCCTGTGGATGTTGCTCTGGATGTGGCCCCTGTGGATGTTGCTCTGGATGTGGCCCCTGTGGATGTTGCTCTGGATGTGGCCCCTGTGGATGTTGCTCTGGATGTGGCCCCTGTGGATGTTGCTCTGGATGTGGCCCCTGTGGATGTTGCTCTGGATGTGGCCCCTGTGGATGTTGCTctggatgtggcctctgtggatgtTGCTCTGGATGTGGCCCCTGTGGATGTTGCTctggatgtggcctctgtggtgtAG